One window of the Mycobacterium haemophilum DSM 44634 genome contains the following:
- a CDS encoding DUF1778 domain-containing protein — protein sequence MAVKTKRIELRAEQATLDRIQRAANVVHEQTSEFVRKAAMQRAEDVLQQQLLTVMEPEQFDKLMSSLDIADAAPRLAAAARKPVVFTRR from the coding sequence GTGGCAGTCAAGACGAAGCGCATCGAGCTTCGCGCGGAGCAAGCGACCTTGGACCGCATTCAGCGAGCCGCCAATGTTGTGCATGAGCAGACCTCGGAGTTCGTGCGGAAAGCTGCGATGCAACGCGCTGAGGACGTCCTGCAGCAGCAGCTGTTAACGGTGATGGAGCCCGAGCAATTCGACAAGCTGATGTCCTCGCTGGACATTGCTGACGCCGCGCCGCGACTGGCGGCAGCCGCACGTAAGCCTGTGGTGTTCACCAGGCGCTGA
- a CDS encoding N-acetyltransferase — protein sequence MFESARLNDGHTLEGFNCGKETLNTWLVKQARRVDSSGVAHVYVWTPLGESKVCAYFAICPTEAVRKDDGVSGPMAGGYSRIPGYLIARLAIDAALHGQGYGEQLLLDALGKAVAASEIGGGRLIVVDAIDDAAQSCYGITTSSQSATASVVW from the coding sequence GTGTTCGAGTCCGCGCGGCTGAACGACGGCCACACGTTGGAAGGGTTCAACTGCGGCAAGGAGACACTGAACACCTGGCTGGTCAAGCAGGCCCGCCGTGTGGATAGCAGCGGAGTAGCGCACGTGTACGTGTGGACTCCGCTCGGGGAATCGAAGGTCTGTGCCTATTTCGCCATCTGCCCCACCGAGGCCGTACGCAAAGATGACGGCGTGTCGGGACCCATGGCGGGGGGCTATTCCCGCATACCCGGGTACTTGATTGCTCGTCTGGCAATCGATGCAGCACTGCATGGACAAGGCTACGGCGAGCAGTTGCTCCTGGATGCGCTGGGGAAAGCCGTCGCCGCATCGGAGATCGGTGGCGGGCGGCTCATCGTCGTCGATGCGATAGACGACGCAGCGCAGTCCTGCTACGGCATTACCACTTCATCCCAGTCAGCAACCGCGAGCGTCGTCTGGTGA